The Prevotella melaninogenica genome has a segment encoding these proteins:
- a CDS encoding HD domain-containing protein yields the protein MDYQAIINKYYPEDNELRHILLVHSRAVADKALAIADRHPELSLDRQFIEEAAMLHDIGIVRCNAPGIQCFSTEPYICHGRIGAEMLRAEGFPRHARVCERHTGAGITRSQIIAQKLPLPQQDFLPETIEEQVICYADKFFSKSHLDEEKTIEQAIASLSKFGEEGVARFREWVKMF from the coding sequence ATGGATTACCAAGCAATTATCAATAAATACTATCCCGAGGATAACGAACTACGTCATATCCTTCTTGTTCATAGTCGTGCTGTAGCGGATAAAGCACTTGCTATTGCTGACCGTCATCCTGAGTTATCGCTTGACAGACAGTTCATTGAGGAAGCTGCAATGCTACATGATATAGGTATCGTACGTTGCAATGCCCCAGGCATACAATGTTTCAGTACTGAGCCTTATATCTGTCATGGTCGTATTGGTGCAGAGATGTTGCGCGCAGAAGGCTTCCCTCGCCATGCTCGTGTTTGTGAACGTCATACCGGAGCGGGTATAACGCGTAGCCAAATCATTGCACAAAAGCTACCACTTCCTCAACAAGACTTCCTCCCTGAAACCATAGAAGAGCAGGTCATTTGTTATGCTGATAAGTTCTTTTCCAAGTCTCATCTTGATGAAGAGAAGACGATAGAGCAGGCAATAGCAAGTCTTTCCAAGTTCGGAGAAGAGGGTGTTGCACGCTTTCGTGAGTGGGTTAAGATGTTCTAA
- a CDS encoding RluA family pseudouridine synthase, with protein sequence MIRKNPYTEEKYKHYKVTEPAPLLEWLLANLNESKNKVKATLQNRGIKVNGKCVTQFDHPLKAGDKISVSKSKKNDLFRSRYVKIVYEDRFLVVIEKNIGILSMAAGHSSLNVKTVLDDYFRKTKQKCTAHVVHRLDRDTSGLMIYAKDIQTEQLLEHDWHNIVYDRRYVAVVSGEMEHDEGTIANWLKDNKSYVTYSSPVDNGGKYAVTHFHVLDRTVAHSLVEYQLETGRKNQIRVHSADMGHPVCGDIKYGNGDDPLHRLCLHAYVLCFHHPVTHQRMEFETPIPAVFRHLFK encoded by the coding sequence ATGATAAGAAAGAACCCATATACAGAAGAAAAATATAAGCATTATAAGGTGACGGAACCCGCTCCGCTGCTTGAGTGGTTGCTGGCTAACCTGAATGAGAGTAAGAATAAGGTAAAGGCAACGTTACAGAATCGCGGTATCAAGGTGAATGGTAAGTGTGTTACACAATTTGACCACCCACTGAAGGCAGGCGACAAGATATCTGTTAGTAAGAGCAAGAAGAACGACCTCTTCCGTAGTCGCTATGTGAAGATCGTCTATGAAGACAGATTTTTGGTGGTGATTGAGAAGAATATTGGTATTCTTTCAATGGCTGCTGGTCATTCTTCATTGAATGTGAAAACTGTTCTTGATGATTATTTCCGCAAGACAAAGCAGAAGTGTACGGCACATGTTGTGCATCGACTTGACCGTGATACATCAGGACTGATGATTTATGCTAAGGACATACAGACGGAGCAGTTGCTTGAACATGACTGGCACAATATCGTTTATGACCGTCGTTATGTGGCTGTAGTCAGTGGTGAGATGGAGCATGATGAGGGTACGATTGCCAATTGGCTAAAGGATAATAAGTCATACGTAACCTATAGTTCGCCAGTGGATAATGGTGGAAAATATGCCGTTACGCATTTCCATGTACTTGATCGTACGGTAGCGCACAGCCTTGTTGAGTATCAGTTAGAGACAGGTCGTAAGAATCAGATTCGTGTACATTCTGCTGATATGGGGCATCCTGTCTGCGGTGACATAAAGTATGGTAATGGCGATGACCCACTTCATCGTCTTTGTCTTCATGCATACGTACTTTGTTTTCATCATCCTGTTACACATCAGCGTATGGAGTTTGAGACACCAATACCTGCTGTATTCAGACATTTATTCAAATAA
- a CDS encoding Lrp/AsnC family transcriptional regulator encodes MAHRSLDRLDKKILHLISEDARIPFLEVARACNVSGAAIHQRIQKLTNLGVLKGSQFIIDPERIGYETCAFIGLNLKNPEKFDDVVEALRQIPEIVECHYTTGEYDLFLKIYAYNNHHLMSVIHDKLMPLGLSRSESSISYNAVIDRTLPIEGMKVADVVLDDDEEDEE; translated from the coding sequence ATGGCACATAGAAGTTTAGATCGTCTTGATAAGAAGATTCTGCACCTCATTTCTGAGGATGCAAGAATTCCATTCCTTGAGGTTGCACGTGCATGTAACGTCAGCGGTGCAGCCATTCATCAACGTATTCAGAAGTTAACAAATCTTGGAGTATTAAAGGGTTCACAGTTTATTATAGACCCAGAGCGTATCGGTTATGAGACCTGTGCATTCATTGGTTTGAACCTTAAGAATCCTGAGAAATTTGATGATGTTGTTGAAGCTCTGCGTCAGATTCCAGAGATTGTGGAGTGTCACTACACCACAGGTGAGTATGACCTCTTCTTGAAGATTTACGCATACAACAACCATCACCTTATGTCTGTCATTCACGACAAGCTGATGCCACTCGGTCTGTCACGCAGCGAGAGCTCAATCTCTTACAATGCTGTTATCGACCGCACCTTACCTATTGAGGGTATGAAGGTTGCTGACGTCGTTCTGGATGATGATGAAGAGGACGAGGAGTAA
- a CDS encoding RNA polymerase sigma-70 factor: MTLPEQRFRQIFRALYPSLSFYATRLVQDDEAEDIVQEAFMELWKRKEDIEDESHIKAFLYRIVYTRALNVIKHRTVVNNHADSVKKVTQFKLDYYDPEANDVMGYIEGLETRKQINDAIGELPAKCREVFILSYQHDKKNKEIAEQLGISIRTVEVHLYKALKTLRTRLKRHT; this comes from the coding sequence ATGACATTACCAGAACAAAGGTTCCGACAGATATTTAGGGCATTATATCCCTCCCTCTCCTTCTATGCTACTCGTCTTGTACAAGACGATGAGGCAGAGGATATCGTACAGGAAGCTTTCATGGAGTTATGGAAACGAAAAGAAGACATTGAAGACGAGAGCCATATCAAGGCTTTCCTTTATCGTATTGTCTATACTCGTGCGCTCAATGTCATTAAGCACCGCACCGTTGTCAACAACCATGCTGACAGCGTGAAGAAAGTAACTCAGTTTAAGTTAGACTATTATGACCCAGAGGCTAACGACGTGATGGGCTATATAGAAGGATTGGAGACAAGAAAACAAATCAACGATGCCATTGGAGAACTTCCTGCTAAATGTCGTGAAGTTTTCATACTGAGTTATCAGCACGATAAGAAAAACAAGGAGATTGCAGAACAGTTAGGAATCTCGATTCGTACTGTTGAGGTACATTTATACAAGGCTTTGAAGACTTTAAGAACAAGGTTAAAGCGACATACTTAA
- a CDS encoding FecR family protein produces MSEINNKTIKDYLIGKATAKEMEQLAEWLAVSEENQKEFFEMELAFHLGKNNQFATSKKIEEAETKLFDQITEYEEQNRNKNKLYFLRYAAAIIVAVLLIGGGLFAYLHQSAETITVAAMNEVKKVVLPDNSTVWLNKGATISYADNFEGDERKVNLKGEALFHVTKNAAKPFIVNSDGASAKVLGTTFNFKDQAADGKEVISLIEGRLEVTGLNGEGKVVLHPNQKATVSKDSKTIKTENSYALADAVWRDDIIPFNNMQINEIAKILEQLYDYKIIVDAKLDHTKTYTGVIKRNKNIRNVLDGLSYTISFHYTIHDKEITLSE; encoded by the coding sequence ATGAGTGAAATAAATAATAAGACCATTAAAGACTATCTTATTGGCAAAGCAACAGCCAAAGAGATGGAGCAGCTGGCTGAATGGCTAGCGGTCTCGGAGGAAAACCAAAAGGAATTCTTCGAGATGGAGTTGGCTTTCCATTTAGGAAAGAACAACCAGTTTGCTACATCTAAGAAAATCGAAGAAGCAGAGACTAAACTATTTGACCAAATCACAGAATACGAAGAACAGAATAGAAATAAGAATAAACTTTATTTCCTCCGCTATGCTGCAGCAATCATTGTTGCCGTATTACTGATTGGAGGAGGACTCTTTGCCTATCTTCACCAGTCTGCAGAAACGATCACTGTCGCAGCGATGAACGAGGTAAAGAAAGTCGTTTTACCTGATAATTCTACCGTATGGCTCAACAAGGGAGCTACAATTAGTTATGCAGATAACTTTGAAGGCGACGAGCGTAAGGTAAACTTAAAGGGCGAAGCATTGTTCCACGTAACAAAGAACGCTGCAAAACCATTCATCGTAAACAGTGATGGAGCTTCAGCAAAGGTATTGGGAACAACCTTCAACTTTAAAGATCAAGCTGCTGATGGAAAAGAAGTTATCAGCTTGATAGAAGGTAGATTGGAAGTAACAGGACTGAACGGAGAAGGAAAGGTTGTCCTTCATCCTAACCAAAAGGCTACTGTCAGCAAGGATTCCAAGACCATTAAGACAGAAAACAGTTATGCACTTGCCGACGCTGTATGGCGTGACGACATAATCCCATTTAACAATATGCAAATCAATGAGATTGCTAAAATCCTTGAGCAGCTCTACGATTACAAGATTATTGTTGACGCTAAGTTAGACCACACAAAAACTTACACAGGTGTAATCAAGAGAAACAAGAATATAAGAAATGTCTTAGACGGACTTTCTTATACCATCTCTTTCCACTACACCATTCACGACAAAGAGATAACCCTCTCAGAATAA
- a CDS encoding biotin/lipoyl-binding protein, whose protein sequence is MGKKIQFSLIYRDMWQSSGKFQPRKDQLVRIAPVFIEMGCFARVETNGGAFEQVNLLAGENPNESVRAYTKILHEAGIKTHMLDRGLNALRMYPVPDDVRALMYRVKHAQGVDITRLFDGLNDIRNIAPALKWAKEAGMTPQGTLCITTSPVHTIEYYCKLADEEIAAGAEELCLKDMAGIGQPAFLGELTRRIKEKHPDVILEYHGHSGPGLSMASMLEVAKNGIDILDVAIEPLSWGKVHPDVISVQSMLKNAGFDVPEINMDAYMKARAMTQEFIDEWLGYFINPQNKIMSSLLLECGLPGGMMGSMMADLGGIRSTINNLRKKKGDPELSVDDMLVKLFDEVAYVWPRVGYPPLVTPFSQYTKNIALMNLLTLEQGKGRFVMMDDSMWGMILGKSGRVPGEICQELKDLAKQKGLEFTDADPHTLLTNALDDFRKEMDENGWDYGQDDEELFELAMHPEQYRNYKSGQAKKNFLADLQAAKDAKLGAKVSPEEAAAFKHAKADAIVAPVKGQLFWEFQGDGEAAPAIEPFIGKEYKEGDVFCYIQAPWGEFVTVPAALGGKLVEINAKQGAKVDKGDVIAYIERAHEE, encoded by the coding sequence ATGGGAAAGAAAATTCAGTTCAGTCTCATTTATCGAGACATGTGGCAGAGTTCTGGTAAGTTCCAGCCACGCAAGGATCAGTTGGTACGTATTGCACCTGTCTTCATTGAGATGGGTTGTTTCGCACGTGTAGAGACCAATGGTGGTGCTTTCGAGCAGGTAAACCTTTTGGCAGGTGAAAACCCTAATGAGTCTGTACGTGCCTACACCAAGATTCTGCATGAAGCTGGTATCAAGACGCACATGCTTGATCGCGGTCTGAACGCTTTGCGTATGTATCCTGTTCCTGATGATGTTCGTGCATTGATGTATCGTGTAAAGCATGCTCAGGGTGTGGATATCACTCGTCTTTTCGACGGTCTGAACGACATTCGTAATATTGCACCTGCATTGAAGTGGGCTAAGGAAGCTGGTATGACCCCACAGGGAACACTCTGTATCACTACCTCTCCTGTTCATACAATTGAGTACTACTGTAAGTTAGCTGATGAGGAAATCGCAGCTGGTGCAGAGGAACTTTGTTTGAAGGATATGGCTGGTATCGGTCAGCCTGCATTTCTTGGTGAGTTGACTCGTCGCATTAAGGAGAAGCATCCAGACGTTATTCTTGAGTATCATGGTCACTCTGGTCCTGGTTTGTCAATGGCTTCTATGCTTGAGGTAGCCAAGAATGGTATCGATATTCTTGATGTTGCTATTGAGCCATTGTCATGGGGTAAGGTTCATCCAGACGTTATCTCTGTACAGAGCATGTTGAAGAACGCTGGCTTTGATGTACCAGAAATCAACATGGATGCCTACATGAAGGCACGTGCTATGACTCAGGAGTTTATTGATGAGTGGCTCGGTTACTTCATCAACCCACAGAACAAGATTATGAGTTCATTGCTTCTTGAGTGTGGTTTGCCAGGTGGTATGATGGGTTCTATGATGGCTGACCTTGGTGGTATTCGTTCAACGATCAATAACCTCCGCAAGAAGAAGGGCGACCCAGAGCTTTCTGTAGATGATATGCTCGTTAAGTTGTTCGATGAGGTGGCATATGTATGGCCACGCGTAGGTTATCCTCCATTGGTAACTCCATTCTCACAATATACAAAGAACATTGCTCTTATGAACCTCCTCACCCTTGAGCAGGGTAAGGGTCGCTTCGTAATGATGGACGATTCTATGTGGGGTATGATTCTTGGTAAGAGTGGTCGCGTTCCTGGTGAGATATGTCAGGAGTTGAAAGACCTTGCTAAGCAGAAGGGTCTTGAGTTCACTGATGCTGATCCACACACCTTACTTACAAACGCTCTTGACGACTTCCGTAAGGAAATGGATGAGAACGGATGGGATTACGGACAGGATGATGAGGAACTCTTCGAGTTGGCTATGCACCCAGAGCAGTACCGTAACTACAAGAGCGGACAGGCTAAGAAGAACTTCCTTGCTGACCTTCAGGCTGCAAAGGATGCTAAACTTGGTGCAAAGGTAAGCCCAGAGGAGGCAGCAGCATTCAAGCATGCTAAGGCTGATGCTATTGTTGCTCCTGTTAAGGGTCAGCTCTTCTGGGAATTCCAGGGTGATGGTGAGGCTGCTCCAGCTATCGAACCATTCATCGGTAAGGAGTATAAAGAAGGTGATGTATTCTGCTATATTCAGGCTCCTTGGGGTGAGTTCGTAACTGTTCCTGCTGCTCTTGGTGGTAAGTTGGTTGAAATCAACGCTAAGCAGGGTGCTAAGGTAGACAAGGGCGACGTTATCGCTTACATCGAGAGAGCACACGAAGAATAA
- a CDS encoding SusC/RagA family TonB-linked outer membrane protein produces MVIDGRLKVLLSLRTFMCAFLLMIGVHSVSAQVSLTTNQTDLKTVIQRIKSKTKYRFFYDDALGKQKVNAVSISNLPIDFVLNRLFENTGITYKIIDNIIYLKKEKPAIKNRYTKSTEATYQQRKREEPAAPTLYTFNGQVQDVEGIPLIGATIMVKGSSKVRAMSDLEGKFVLKSETPNPVLVISCIGFDAIEKRIENRNNQLFVLKESPYELDAVFVTALGISRSGTALNYNVKQMDGEELNKVKTTNIANALAGRMAGISVNESAAGMGGAARVVMRGPKSLAQSNQPLYVVDGIPINNRSNDDVKGGIYSIQPGAEGISDINPDDIESVSVLSGAAAAALYGSAAAQGAVMIKTKSGRVGKTLVEFSTSTQFLSPFVLPDFQNEYSNRTNEMKSWGTKNASGTGGYTPKDFFRTGVNFTNNASLTAGTERNQVYLSLGSSTVSGIIPNNDFQRYNLTFKNIFTALEDKLRLTFSFKFVRENDRNMLAQGQYFNPLTSVYLFPRGENFNAIKEFETYDVVRNINLQNWNYGDDLKMQNPYWVTNRMLKTTKRNRYLTDLGVKYHLTNWLALEGRLRWDEAVNRLEDKRYASTLDIFAHSPYGYYSYCKINDRSFYADVMADVTKRWGALSLVANVGTVFSHTSYDVSGFQGGLKAPSNIFTPNGIDYNRVSGDNRPIFDITRHAIHSVLGSVELGWQERVYLTVTGRNDWDSSLSNTAQQSFFYPSVGMSAILSKMLKLPKFVDFLKFRTSWASVGSAISPNISSAWRYEYIPSTGTYHTVTYKFPDNFYPERTNSWEAGMTAHLFKEAMSVKFTLYQSDTKNQTFLRSITLGGAFNREYIQAGDVQNRGLELSIGYNKKWSNLRWSANITYSTNRNRVVRLLDNPNETLRQGGLNGCEVILTQGGTMGDLYTFTDFKRDIQGNILLNTDGQVMQMELASPKLVGSVLPKAQLGLSNNFSWKGIELGMLITARLGGVCVSQTQAFMDSYGVSKKTAELRNNGGVAVGNQLVSTEKYYTVVGGETPIWDEYVYNATNARIKELYLGYTFDKLIRGAKVSVALTARNLLMLYCKAPFDPEATSSTDIYYQGFDYFMQPSQRSLGFSINVKL; encoded by the coding sequence ATGGTGATAGATGGTCGTCTGAAAGTATTACTTTCCCTCAGAACGTTTATGTGTGCCTTTCTTTTGATGATAGGTGTACATAGTGTTTCTGCACAGGTATCACTAACAACAAATCAAACTGATTTAAAGACTGTTATACAGCGAATTAAGTCGAAAACTAAGTATCGTTTTTTCTATGATGATGCGCTTGGAAAACAGAAGGTTAATGCTGTTTCTATAAGTAATTTACCTATTGATTTCGTCTTGAATAGACTCTTTGAAAATACGGGGATAACTTATAAAATCATCGATAATATTATCTATCTGAAGAAGGAAAAACCAGCTATTAAAAATAGATATACGAAGAGTACGGAAGCAACTTACCAACAACGTAAGAGAGAGGAGCCTGCTGCGCCAACGCTCTATACCTTTAATGGGCAGGTACAAGACGTAGAGGGTATTCCTCTTATCGGTGCAACTATCATGGTAAAGGGTAGTTCTAAGGTACGTGCGATGTCTGATTTAGAGGGTAAATTTGTCCTAAAATCAGAAACACCTAACCCTGTTTTGGTTATTTCTTGTATCGGTTTTGATGCGATAGAAAAGCGTATAGAGAATAGAAACAATCAGTTGTTTGTGTTGAAGGAGAGTCCCTATGAGTTAGATGCAGTCTTTGTAACAGCTTTGGGTATCAGCCGTTCGGGAACGGCTTTGAACTATAATGTCAAGCAGATGGATGGTGAAGAGTTGAACAAGGTGAAGACAACTAACATCGCCAATGCTTTGGCGGGTAGAATGGCTGGTATCTCTGTTAATGAGTCTGCAGCAGGAATGGGCGGTGCAGCACGTGTGGTAATGCGTGGTCCGAAGTCTTTAGCGCAAAGCAATCAACCGCTTTATGTGGTTGATGGTATTCCTATTAACAACCGTAGTAATGATGATGTGAAGGGAGGTATCTATTCGATACAGCCTGGTGCAGAGGGTATTTCTGATATTAATCCTGATGATATTGAGAGTGTGTCGGTGCTTAGTGGTGCTGCTGCAGCAGCCCTCTATGGATCAGCCGCAGCGCAGGGAGCAGTAATGATAAAGACTAAATCGGGTCGAGTAGGGAAGACTTTGGTAGAGTTTTCTACAAGTACACAGTTCCTTTCTCCCTTTGTCTTACCTGATTTCCAGAACGAATACAGTAACCGTACCAATGAGATGAAGTCATGGGGAACGAAGAATGCGTCGGGTACTGGTGGTTACACGCCAAAGGATTTCTTCCGTACGGGAGTCAACTTTACGAATAATGCAAGTCTGACGGCAGGTACTGAGCGTAATCAAGTATACCTATCTTTAGGTTCATCGACAGTGTCTGGTATTATTCCTAACAACGATTTCCAACGTTATAACCTCACATTTAAAAACATATTTACTGCGTTGGAGGATAAGTTAAGGCTAACTTTCTCCTTTAAGTTTGTCAGAGAAAATGATAGGAATATGTTGGCACAGGGGCAATACTTCAATCCGCTGACCTCTGTTTATCTTTTTCCGCGTGGTGAGAACTTTAATGCTATAAAGGAGTTTGAGACTTATGACGTAGTGCGCAATATCAATTTGCAGAACTGGAACTATGGAGATGACTTGAAGATGCAAAACCCTTATTGGGTTACGAACCGTATGTTGAAGACAACAAAGCGTAACAGGTACCTCACTGATCTTGGTGTGAAGTATCATCTTACGAATTGGTTAGCTCTTGAAGGAAGACTTCGTTGGGATGAAGCTGTTAATAGATTGGAGGACAAACGATATGCTTCAACGCTTGATATCTTCGCTCATTCACCTTATGGATATTATAGTTATTGCAAGATAAACGACCGTTCTTTCTATGCAGATGTTATGGCTGACGTTACTAAACGGTGGGGTGCTCTCTCGCTGGTAGCAAACGTTGGTACTGTTTTCTCACATACATCCTATGACGTGTCAGGCTTTCAAGGAGGTTTAAAGGCGCCTTCAAATATCTTTACTCCTAATGGAATAGATTATAATAGAGTGTCGGGAGATAACCGTCCAATCTTTGATATCACACGTCATGCAATTCATTCCGTACTTGGGAGTGTAGAGTTAGGCTGGCAAGAACGTGTTTATCTGACAGTGACAGGGCGTAACGACTGGGACTCTTCACTTAGTAATACAGCCCAACAGTCCTTCTTCTATCCTTCTGTGGGTATGTCGGCTATTCTCTCAAAGATGCTCAAGTTGCCAAAGTTCGTTGACTTTTTGAAGTTCCGTACTTCGTGGGCTTCAGTGGGTTCTGCCATTTCTCCTAATATTTCCTCTGCTTGGCGTTATGAGTATATTCCTTCAACAGGCACCTATCATACGGTTACTTATAAGTTTCCAGACAACTTCTATCCAGAGCGTACGAACTCTTGGGAAGCGGGTATGACGGCACATCTGTTTAAAGAAGCAATGTCTGTAAAGTTCACGTTGTACCAATCAGACACGAAGAATCAAACCTTCCTTCGTTCGATTACACTTGGTGGAGCGTTTAATCGTGAGTATATTCAAGCAGGAGATGTGCAGAATAGGGGTTTAGAATTGAGCATTGGTTATAACAAGAAGTGGAGTAATCTTCGTTGGTCAGCCAATATAACTTATAGTACAAACCGTAACCGTGTTGTTAGATTACTTGACAATCCTAATGAGACTTTGCGCCAAGGCGGTTTGAATGGGTGTGAGGTGATATTGACACAAGGCGGTACGATGGGCGACCTCTATACCTTTACTGATTTTAAGCGTGATATACAAGGCAACATCTTACTTAATACTGATGGACAGGTGATGCAGATGGAGTTAGCTTCACCTAAGTTAGTTGGTTCTGTTTTACCAAAGGCGCAACTTGGTTTGAGCAATAATTTCTCATGGAAAGGAATAGAACTCGGAATGTTGATAACAGCCCGCTTAGGTGGTGTTTGTGTGTCACAGACCCAAGCTTTCATGGATTCGTATGGCGTTTCCAAGAAGACTGCAGAACTGAGAAACAATGGTGGTGTTGCTGTTGGCAATCAGTTGGTCTCTACGGAGAAGTATTATACAGTCGTTGGAGGAGAAACTCCAATTTGGGATGAGTATGTCTACAATGCTACTAACGCCCGAATCAAAGAGCTTTATTTGGGTTATACCTTCGATAAACTGATTCGTGGCGCAAAGGTGTCTGTGGCTTTGACGGCAAGAAACCTCTTGATGCTATATTGTAAGGCACCTTTCGATCCCGAGGCAACTTCCTCAACAGATATTTATTATCAAGGATTTGATTATTTCATGCAGCCCAGTCAACGTTCATTGGGCTTTAGTATCAACGTAAAACTTTAA
- a CDS encoding ExbD/TolR family protein translates to MMFRKRERRKVPILNTTSTADISFMLLIFFLVASSMDLDKGLSRQLPAIDKTKTPPAAVDSRKVMRIVIDAENQVTLDGKAVTMEELLQRTTQFIQTNGKGHLIQLQSSRNASYDSYIHVQNQLVAAYNTLRNQRALNLFGKEFELCSNEQQKQIADELPMRISEVYTVGKADNTEKGGTE, encoded by the coding sequence ATGATGTTTCGTAAGAGAGAACGAAGGAAAGTTCCTATACTAAATACGACGTCAACAGCAGACATTTCGTTCATGCTGTTGATATTCTTCCTTGTTGCCTCTTCTATGGACCTCGACAAAGGACTGTCACGTCAGTTGCCTGCTATCGACAAAACAAAGACTCCACCAGCTGCTGTAGATAGCAGAAAAGTAATGCGTATTGTTATCGATGCGGAGAATCAAGTGACACTTGATGGAAAGGCTGTGACGATGGAGGAACTCTTACAGCGCACAACACAGTTTATTCAAACTAACGGGAAGGGGCATCTTATCCAGTTACAGAGCAGCCGTAACGCTTCATACGATAGCTATATCCACGTGCAAAACCAATTAGTTGCAGCGTATAACACCCTTCGCAACCAACGCGCACTCAATCTTTTTGGGAAAGAATTTGAGCTATGTAGCAACGAACAGCAGAAGCAAATAGCCGACGAATTACCTATGCGAATATCAGAGGTATACACTGTTGGCAAAGCAGACAACACAGAGAAAGGGGGTACAGAATGA
- a CDS encoding ExbD/TolR family protein has product MKLYRERNHEIPALNTASMPDLIFSILFFFMLVVHMRKANVHVKYKVPIATELSRMYNNSTIQHIYIGRPINSLGQVEGEKMVVQLNDHITTIPEIKKYLIQLSAALPPEQRKELSVSIKADRHADMGTIMDLKQVLREANVLNINFTATMSRNNKLK; this is encoded by the coding sequence ATGAAACTCTATCGTGAAAGAAATCATGAGATTCCAGCATTGAACACAGCTTCTATGCCCGATCTTATCTTCTCTATTCTTTTCTTCTTCATGTTAGTTGTACACATGAGGAAAGCAAATGTACACGTAAAATACAAAGTGCCAATCGCAACAGAGCTTTCACGTATGTATAATAATTCAACTATACAGCACATCTATATCGGTCGTCCTATCAATAGTCTCGGTCAAGTAGAAGGAGAGAAGATGGTTGTACAATTAAATGACCATATCACAACGATTCCTGAAATAAAGAAATATCTGATTCAACTCTCTGCCGCTTTACCGCCAGAACAGCGCAAGGAGCTAAGTGTAAGCATCAAGGCAGACCGCCATGCAGATATGGGTACGATTATGGATCTCAAGCAAGTGTTGAGAGAGGCTAACGTGTTGAATATCAACTTTACAGCCACAATGAGTAGGAATAATAAACTGAAGTAG
- a CDS encoding MotA/TolQ/ExbB proton channel family protein has product MKKLIALFSIITILSFSCSTIISAQAPAEAATAATADTLSDDALNETGVADTATVKTPTAQDTGIHQSLKRKFIEGNAGFMSLVALALVLGLAFCIERIIYLSLSEIDAKRFVGKLEDMIVAGEIEQAKALSRDTRGPVASICYQGLLRIDDSIENIERSVTSYGSVQSANLEKGCSWITLFIAMAPSLGFLGTVIGMVMAFDQIQEAGDISPTIVASGMKVALITTIFGIIVALVLQIFYNYILSKIDHITAQMEESAISLLDAIMKYKLKSIHNS; this is encoded by the coding sequence ATGAAGAAATTAATAGCGTTGTTTTCAATCATAACAATACTCTCCTTCTCTTGTTCAACCATCATTTCAGCACAGGCACCAGCCGAAGCAGCGACTGCAGCTACTGCTGACACGCTTTCAGATGATGCACTTAACGAGACAGGTGTAGCCGATACTGCAACCGTTAAAACACCAACCGCACAAGATACGGGTATCCACCAATCCTTAAAGCGTAAGTTCATTGAGGGTAATGCTGGCTTTATGTCGTTGGTAGCATTGGCTTTGGTGTTAGGCTTAGCCTTCTGTATTGAACGCATTATCTATCTAAGTCTTTCAGAAATAGATGCCAAACGATTTGTTGGTAAGTTGGAAGATATGATTGTTGCAGGCGAGATTGAACAGGCAAAGGCACTGAGCCGCGACACACGTGGACCAGTAGCTTCTATCTGCTATCAGGGTCTGTTGCGCATAGACGATTCTATAGAAAATATCGAACGTAGCGTTACCTCATACGGTAGTGTTCAAAGTGCTAACCTCGAGAAGGGCTGTTCATGGATTACACTCTTCATTGCAATGGCTCCATCACTCGGTTTCCTTGGAACCGTTATCGGTATGGTAATGGCTTTCGATCAGATTCAAGAGGCTGGCGATATTAGTCCAACGATTGTGGCATCAGGTATGAAGGTGGCTTTGATTACAACCATCTTCGGTATCATCGTAGCCCTTGTACTACAGATATTCTACAACTATATCCTCTCAAAGATTGACCATATTACAGCCCAGATGGAAGAATCAGCCATCTCACTGTTGGATGCAATCATGAAATATAAACTAAAATCAATTCATAATTCATAA